The Arachis hypogaea cultivar Tifrunner chromosome 16, arahy.Tifrunner.gnm2.J5K5, whole genome shotgun sequence genome contains a region encoding:
- the LOC112755089 gene encoding putative receptor protein kinase ZmPK1, with protein MALSKLPFLLILFCSFDLSSSAFTSLARGYSLSAEKPAQDIIVSQNGIFSAGFFEVGDNAYCFAVWYTEKPNSQNIPTVVWTANRDQPVNGKYSKLSLSHAGNLELVDAGRFQTWSSRTESHEHVELYLNDDGNLVLHELQGTVLWQSFDSPTDTLLPGQLLTRQTLLVSGRSESNRSSGFYNLLFDSDNVLSLLYNGPDVSSTYWPVPWLVSWQAGRFTYNSSRVAVLNSPGEFSSSDNYTIRTSDYGLALQRRLTLDSDGNLRVYSRDLSQRKWYVSWQAIADSCNIHGICGPNSVCSFDQKNGRKCSCLPWYRVKNQNDWSYGCEPAFTLTCNKSESTFLELQNVELYGYDNNFVKNHTYSYCETLCIEDCNCKGFQYSFDEGSGQFLCYTKIQLRNGEHSPQLTGVTYLRVPRAKSFSSNRESVKKDDHICYVQIYREYFKKHVNRFSYLFLWFAIALGAFEMVCILVVWCFLMRTNSKSGIDQHGYQLVKLGFRKFSYSELKEATNGFSQEIGRGAGGIVYRGLLSDQRLVAIKKLNEAKEGEDEFLAEVSTIGRLNHMNLIEMWGYCAEGKHRLLVYEYMENGSLADCLSLNNTLDWSKMYNIALGTARGLAYLHEECLEWILHCDIKPQNILLDSNYEPKVSDFGLSKLLNRDNLKDSKFSMIRGTRGYMAPEWIFNLPITSKVDVYSYGVVLLEMITGRTATADIQAVNGVDTYNGRLKTSVREKRRVASWAEKIVDPPIGTDSDVNKMKVLVAVALKCVEEDKDARPTMSQVVEMLQSHDTDP; from the exons ATGGCTTTGTCAAAGCTACCGTTTCTTCTTATCTTGTTTTGTTCATTTGATCTCTCATCTTCTGCATTTACATCACTTGCCAGGGGCTATTCTCTCTCTGCAGAGAAACCTGCACAAGACATCATTGTGTCGCAAAACGGCATCTTCTCCGCCGGGTTTTTCGAAGTCGGCGACAACGCTTATTGCTTCGCCGTGTGGTACACCGAAAAGCCTAATTCCCAAAATATCCCTACCGTCGTTTGGACTGCGAATCGTGACCAACCGGTGAACGGAAAGTACTCCAAGCTTTCCCTCTCGCACGCCGGTAATCTTGAATTAGTGGATGCAG GTCGGTTCCAAACTTGGTCTTCAAGAACAGAATCACATGAACATGTAGAATTGTACCTCAATGATGATGGAAATCTGGTTTtacatgagttgcaaggaactgTTCTATGGCAAAGTTTTGACTCTCCAACTGACACACTCCTTCCTGGCCAGCTTCTTACCAGACAAACACTACTAGTATCTGGAAGAAGCGAAAGCAACCGATCTTCCGGTTTCTATAACTTGTTATTTGACAGTGACAATGTTCTTAGTCTTCTTTACAACGGCCCTGATGTTTCAAGCACTTATTGGCCAGTTCCTTGGCTTGTAAGTTGGCAAGCTGGTAGGTTTACTTATAATAGCAGCAGAGTTGCAGTGCTGAATTCTCCTGGAGAGTTCAGTTCGTCGGATAATTATACCATTAGAACATCTGACTATGGTTTGGCTCTACAAAGAAGACTAACATTAGATTCTGATGGAAATCTTCGTGTGTATAGTCGAGATCTGTCACAACGAAAATGGTATGTTTCTTGGCAAGCCATTGCTGATAGCTGCAACATTCATGGAATTTGTGGACCTAATTCTGTATGTAGTTTTGATCAAAAGAATGGAAGGAAATGTTCTTGTCTTCCATGGTATAGAGTGAAGAATCAAAATGATTGGTCTTATGGGTGTGAACCTGCGTTTACCCTTACTTGCAACAAAAGTGAGTCTACCTTCTTGGAGTTGCAGAATGTTGAGCTTTATGGTTATGACAATAATTTTGTCAAAAATCATACCTACAGTTACTGTGAGACTTTATGCATAGAAGACTGCAATTGCAAAGGTTTCCAGTACTCATTTGATGAGGGAAGTGGCCAATTCTTGTGCTATACCAAAATACAATTGCGCAATGGAGAACATTCACCGCAGTTAACAGGAGTAACCTACTTGAGAGTTCCAAGAGCTAAGAGTTTTTCCAGCAATAGAGAATCTGTTAAGAAAGATGACCACATTTGTTATGTACAAATTTATAGAGAGTATTTTAAAAAACATGTAAATCGCTTCTCATACTTATTCTTGTGGTTTGCTATTGCGCTTGGAGCTTTTGAAATGGTTTGCATTCTTGTAGTTTGGTGTTTCTTGATGAGGACCAACTCAAAATCTGGTATAGATCAGCATGGCTACCAGCTTGTGAAATTGGGATTTAGGAAATTTAGTTACTCGGAGCTGAAAGAAGCAACAAACGGGTTCAGCCAAGAGATTGGAAGGGGCGCAGGAGGAATTGTATACAGAGGACTATTGTCGGATCAAAGGCTTGTCGCGATAAAAAAACTCAACgaagctaaagaaggagaagatgaattcCTTGCCGAAGTAAGCACCATTGGGAGGCTCAACCACATGAACTTGATTGAAATGTGGGGATATTGTGCAGAGGGAAAACATAGGCTTCTGGTGTATGAGTACATGGAAAATGGTTCTTTGGCAGATTGCCTCTCATTGAATAATACACTTGACTGGAGCAAGATGTATAACATTGCGCTCGGAACAGCGAGAGGTCTAGCATATTTACATGAAGAATGCTTGGAGTGGATTCTGCATTGTGATATAAAGCCGCAAAACATACTTCTTGATTCAAACTATGAGCCAAAGGTATCAGATTTTGGCTTGTCTAAGCTGCTAAATAGAGATAACCTCAAGGATTCTAAATTCTCAATGATCAGAGGAACCAGAGGATATATGGCACCTGAGTGGATTTTTAACTTACCAATCACATCTAAAGTCGACGTGTATAGCTATGGAGTTGTTCTGTTGGAGATGATAACTGGAAGAACTGCAACAGCAGATATCCAAGCAGTTAATGGAGTAGACACATACAATGGGAGGCTCAAAACATCTGTGAGAGAGAAAAGGCGAGTGGCATCATGGGCGGAGAAAATCGTTGATCCACCCATTGGGACAGATTCTGATGTGAATAAGATGAAGGTCTTAGTTGCAGTGGCTTTGAAATGTGTAGAGGAAGACAAAGATGCACGACCAACTATGAGCCAAGTGGTTGAGATGCTTCAGAGCCATGACACAGATCCTTAG